Within Chlorogloeopsis sp. ULAP01, the genomic segment ACAAAAATTTCGTGGCAGAGCATGCGATTAATCCTGACTTGATCCAAACGATTGAGGATTTTCAAACACTGCCGCTAATTACTAAAGAAAATTATTTACTGCGTCATCCGCTTGCGAACCTGTGTCGCTACGGACAATTAGAAAAGTGTGACATGATTGCGGTTTCCTCTGGCTCAACGGGTAAACCGACATTTTGGCCCCGTTTTTTTACAGATGAACTGCAAATTGCCACACGCTTTGAGCAGATATTTTACGACAGTTTTGCTGCTGATAGTAGACGGACTCTGGCTGTAATTTGTTTCACCTTAGGAACTTGGGTAGGGGGAATCTTTACTACAAATTGCTGCCGCTATCTTGCCAGCAAGGGTTATCCCATTACCGTCATCACCCCAGGTAATAATAAAGAAGAAATTTTACGTGTGGTACAGGAACTCGGTACAGCTTTTGATCAAGTTGTTCTGTTGGGATACCCACCATTCCTCAAAGATGTAATTGACACAGGCATAGCTCGTGGTATGGAATGGCAACGGTATCAAATAAAATTAGTGATGGCAGGAGAAGTCTTTAGCGAAGAATGGCGAACTCTTGTGGGTGAAAGAGTTGGTTTTCAACACCCCTGCTTTGATTGTGCATCACTCTACGGCACAGCAGATGCTGGTGTATTGGGAAATGAAACTCCCCTAAGTATTTGCATTCGTCGTTTTTTAGCAGCACATCCAGATGCAGCACGTACTTTATTTGGGGAATCTCGTTTACCAACTCTCGTACAGTACGATCCGATGAGTCGCTTTTTTGAAGTCAAAGAAGGCGCATTGCTATTTTCTGGAGATAACGGTATTCCTCTAGTGCGCTATAACATTTTAGATAGCGGCGGGATAATTCCTTACGATGCCATGGTGCAATTTTTAGCGAAGCATGATTTCGATCCAGTAACAGAATTACAAACTCATCGTGGCAGAGGTGTTCGTCAGTTACCTTTTGTGTATGTTTTTGGACGTTCTAACTTTACAGTCTCTTACTTTGGTGCCAACATTTATCCAGAAAATATTAGCGTGGGATTAGAACAGCCGGAAATTAGAGATTGGGTAACAGGTAAGTTTGTCATGCAGGTAAAAGAGGATGGAGACAAAAACAAATTTTTATCTATAGTTGTAGAATTAGCACCAGGTGAGGAAGGTAGCGAAGAAAAAAGACAAGTTTTAGTATCCTCGATTTTGAGCCAACTCTTACGCCTCAATAGCGAATTTGCTAACTACGTTCCTTCTGAATATCAAATGCCACAAGTTTCATTAGCCCCAACGGGCGAGCCAGAGTATTTTCCTGTAGGGGTGAAGCATCGTTATACACGTCGGTAAGTAGAGGCAGTCTCCATCAAACAAGTTTCACCGTCAAGCATGAAAAACCTTACCCCCTACCCCCTCTTTTTAATAAGGAGAAACGTTAAAACGTTTGTTGCAAATACTTTAATGTTCTCTATGAATAAGTTGATATTGGTAACGAAAGCTTAGTTTACAAGAGGTCATTGTCAAGTAAATATAGTAAGTAACGCACTATCTGTGCGGCGCGTTACGTGCTGCTTTAACGCATCCTACTGGCTACAATTTAAGGTTTACTTTATAAATCATCTCTAAGTGCGATCGCTTGCAGTGTGTTTAATGACTTTAGACTGATACAAAGTAAAATTCGTTTTCTAGTAACATCTAGAACCTGTATTTTATCAACTATAGTCTCATACGTGCAAACAATGCTGGTGCTAAAAACAAAATCCAAAATGTCCCCAAACCAAAATTAATAACATCACGTACTGATTCATTGTCATTTATGAAGCTAGAAGCAAAGACAATCGTCCCCAGTACTCCTAAACCAATTACGACTTTCAACAAAATTTTTCGCACAGATACTTTAGCTGGAGAGTAGCGAACATACCACAATTCAAGTGGTACAGCAATTCCTGCTCCAACAGCAGCACCAAAAACTTCCCATCCTTCAGGGAAAGAGTCAGCAAAGGGAAACACAGCAATGGGTGTTGAAAGACTGAGAACCGAAAATAATTTAAATGTCCGCCCACGAAACCACTGCAAAACTATAGGCCACAATTTGAGATAGATTTTGAATAGAATCAATCCAATTATCAAACCACCAATTACATCTCCAACATAGTGGACACCAAGATATAAGCGAGACATCATCACTAAGAAAATGACACACACTGTGACTGCTAGTGGAATACGACTCAATGTAGTTAATGTTGTCCAAAAAATCGTTGCAGTGCCAGTATGTCCACTAGGAAATGAAGATGTATCCAACTCTCTATAAACATTAATCTCTGGATGATTTGGACGCGGTACATCAAAAATCGACCAAATAATCATATTAATTGCTGTTACTAAGACGACAGCACCGACTAAGCACCAAGCCAACCGTCGTCCAGAAATCCAAAATACCAAAGCAAAAACTACTGCTACACCTGCAACTGCTCCTAGCTCTGTAACAATTTGAAAAAACAAATCCCAACTATCACCAAAAAATTTTTGAATATAAATAATTGGCTCTGGACTCCAGAGTTTGTCAATTTCCATGCTAACTATTAAAAATAGTTTAGTTAACAACAATTGTAAGTTAGAGCAAGCACAAGTATTGCACTACTGCATTGACTTTTATCGAAGTTAGGTAATTATCTAAAAAAATATATAACTTCCAGGCAAATTATTATTACAGAAGAAAATTGATAGCTTGCTGAAGCTATCTCTCAAAGTACTTGAAATTAAAAGCATCTTGTTCTGGTAAATGGCAGCAATCATGATTCCTCAGAATCGTCAAACTTTACTATTCATTCTTTCCTGTTTAACTGCTCTAATTACTGGCGTCGTTGCATTTGTAGGCATCATCCAACCTAATATCTACTTACGATTTGTACCTCAAAGGCTTCTGCCTGGAGTAATCAGTCAAGACATTATTTCGTTGGTTGCATCGCTAGGGCTGCTTGTTTGTCTGGTTGCAACAAAAAGGGGAGCGAATCGAGCTTGGGTGATCTGCTAGTTCCAGTGATTTTGATACATATGGGTACCCTCGGTACTTCAGTACTTCTTGGTGAATTGCTTTCCCCCCTATTTGGTCAAGCACTTGATATATTTATGATTGGATTATTTGCTGTAGTGGGTTTAGGGGGACTTGCCTTGGGTGGAATCACGTTGTCTAATTTTGGACAACCTCATGCACCGAGGTATTAAACTAATGACGAGGCTTTGGAGTTGTTAAGGAATAAACAGTACAGGATACCAACTATGACGCAATACTTCAGCCGCAAAACTGGAAATCAACCATTCCTGAAGTTTACCTATCGTTCCTGAAGACACAGCGATCGCGCTAATATCGGCCATAGCAGCTGCCTTTAAAATCTCGCTAACAGAGTGTCCTTCTCGAACTTCTGTCTCCACTTGTAAATTTACTCCTTCCAAATCAGCTTTAATCTGAGACAAAGTTTCGCTAGCCTGCTGTGGTAGAATTTTCCTTGGTACTTCTCGACGACCAGTATTTTCTAATACCCAGCAAAGCTTGCACTGTTGGAGAAATCTACCAGACTGATTTTGAGCCAAGTGCTTTACCTGTTGCACCAGGTGATTCGCAGCTTGAGTATCATTGTAGGGAAGCAGTAAAGAGCGGAATAGGTGCTGGCAACGAAGTGTTAATTCTTCGGAAGTATAAGCAGAGATTAACTGAGGACGCAGTACTAACAAAGGAATCTTGGATTGGCGAGATAATTCAGCCATTGTACTACCCACTAGTTTTTCTGTGAGTAAGCTGCGACTTTGAGAACCCAGTACAATCAACTGAGACTGATAGGTTTTGGCAACTTTAAGAATTGTTTCAACAGGCTTTCCCGATTGAACTTCTATTTTAACTTCTATATCAGTAGGACTTTTGCCAACAGCTTCTGTCAACTGGGTTTGAGCTTGTTCTACTTTCTCACTATCAACTTGTGGAATAATCCCTTTTTCCCATAAGGGGACAACGTGCAGGAAAACAATTTGCTTTATTCCTGCCAGCGCCAGACTAGAAACAAAATGTGCTAGGCGATGTAAACCATCAGAAAAATCTGTGCTAATTAAAACTCTCTCAAACATAATATAACTAATAAAACTACAGACAAAAATATTCTACTTGAATCGCAAAAACGATTCATTTGCTAAAAAATGGAACAGGCAAGACGCCTATTTTACAATAGTGTGGCAGGAGATTAGCTAAAAAACAAAAGCGCGATCGCCTGCAATAAATACTGTCACTTTTGCATCACATTTATTTCCAATAATTTTGAATGATTAGCTAAAAATAAATAGCTAACAGTCTTGATTCGTCCTGCCTATGGGAAATTTTGAGGCGAACAAAATGACAGCAACAGCGAAAGAAATAATGCAGTCACATCAATGGCACAACCTTCCTGTACCCAGAGTAGCTCAACATCTAGGTACAAATATAGAAGCAGGTTTGAATGCTGATGAAGTCACAAAACGACGGGAGCGCTTCGGCTCTAACGAACTTAAGAGCAAACCCGGAAAAAGTCCATTGGTAAGATTTTTGTTGCAATTTCACCAACCTTTGCTGTACATTTTGCTGGTTGCGGGTGCAATTAAGGCGTTGCTGGGGCAATGGGTAAATGCTGGGGTGATTTGGGGTGTCACCCTGATTAACGCTATTATTGGTTTTATTCAAGAATCAAAGGCTGAAAGCGCGATCGCTGCCTTAGCTTCCTCGGTTCAAACTAATGCAACTATTATTCGCAATGGCAAAAAGGTACAAGTTCCATCTCAAGAGCTAGTACCGGGGGATATCGTGCTGCTTGCTTCTGGAGATAAAGTGCCAGCCGATTTGCGTCTTGTGCAAGCACGGAATTTACAAGTTAATGAATCAGGGCTGACAGGTGAGTCAGTTGCTGTAGAAAAAAACACGCAAACCCTTGATGCAGACGCACCTTTAGCAGAGCGAACAAACATGGCTTATGCTGGGAGCTTTGTTACCTTTGGGACTGGTAGCGGAATTGTAGTTGCGATTGGAGAAACTACAGAAACTGGGCGTATTTCTCAGTTGATTGAACAAGGAACCAGCCTGAAAACCCCGCTTACTCGTAAATTTGATAAATTTAGCCGTACTTTACTGTATATCATTCTGGGGATAGCTGCGCTGACATTTGCTGTTGGTTTGGGATATGGTAATTCCTGGGCAGAAATGTTTGAAGCTGCTGTCGCCTTCGCTGTCAGTGCGATTCCAGAAGGACTTCCGGCAGTAGTAACAGTGACACTAGCAATCGGTGTTTCCCGTATGGCACGGCGTCACGCGATCGTGCGCAAACTGCCAGCAGTTGAAACTCTCGGCG encodes:
- a CDS encoding phosphatase PAP2 family protein gives rise to the protein MEIDKLWSPEPIIYIQKFFGDSWDLFFQIVTELGAVAGVAVVFALVFWISGRRLAWCLVGAVVLVTAINMIIWSIFDVPRPNHPEINVYRELDTSSFPSGHTGTATIFWTTLTTLSRIPLAVTVCVIFLVMMSRLYLGVHYVGDVIGGLIIGLILFKIYLKLWPIVLQWFRGRTFKLFSVLSLSTPIAVFPFADSFPEGWEVFGAAVGAGIAVPLELWYVRYSPAKVSVRKILLKVVIGLGVLGTIVFASSFINDNESVRDVINFGLGTFWILFLAPALFARMRL
- a CDS encoding universal stress protein, with translation MFERVLISTDFSDGLHRLAHFVSSLALAGIKQIVFLHVVPLWEKGIIPQVDSEKVEQAQTQLTEAVGKSPTDIEVKIEVQSGKPVETILKVAKTYQSQLIVLGSQSRSLLTEKLVGSTMAELSRQSKIPLLVLRPQLISAYTSEELTLRCQHLFRSLLLPYNDTQAANHLVQQVKHLAQNQSGRFLQQCKLCWVLENTGRREVPRKILPQQASETLSQIKADLEGVNLQVETEVREGHSVSEILKAAAMADISAIAVSSGTIGKLQEWLISSFAAEVLRHSWYPVLFIP
- a CDS encoding phenylacetate--CoA ligase family protein, encoding MNTESQRQRAVSAYTAFLNTPLDTLLQQHLHTKAESAVLSLFHDVVTSVPAYKNFVAEHAINPDLIQTIEDFQTLPLITKENYLLRHPLANLCRYGQLEKCDMIAVSSGSTGKPTFWPRFFTDELQIATRFEQIFYDSFAADSRRTLAVICFTLGTWVGGIFTTNCCRYLASKGYPITVITPGNNKEEILRVVQELGTAFDQVVLLGYPPFLKDVIDTGIARGMEWQRYQIKLVMAGEVFSEEWRTLVGERVGFQHPCFDCASLYGTADAGVLGNETPLSICIRRFLAAHPDAARTLFGESRLPTLVQYDPMSRFFEVKEGALLFSGDNGIPLVRYNILDSGGIIPYDAMVQFLAKHDFDPVTELQTHRGRGVRQLPFVYVFGRSNFTVSYFGANIYPENISVGLEQPEIRDWVTGKFVMQVKEDGDKNKFLSIVVELAPGEEGSEEKRQVLVSSILSQLLRLNSEFANYVPSEYQMPQVSLAPTGEPEYFPVGVKHRYTRR